In Candida albicans SC5314 chromosome 4, complete sequence, the genomic window ataatatatattttataGAGGTAGTTGGTGGTAGGTGGGTAGGTAGGTAGCTGGTGTTCTTTCCTTCCTTCCAATTTACTCAGCCTTGTTTTGGTTTAGTTATCACACAAAAATAGAAGTCTctatacatacatacatacatacatacatatacTCACATAGTACAATacaataattgttgttgttgtttgatcTCCTATGCctaaacaataaaaaggaaaacCTTCACAAGATTAATGTTATTAATATTCTTGTTTCCTCAaacattttctttcaaGTGTACTTTtcttatttattaattatagATTTATTGGAAAGTTAATCTGCTTTAATTCCTTTATAACTAGAGtaagtttatttttaatatgTTATTAAAGATATTTAAGAGATCAAAAGTGGCTGGTTGAAAAGTAGTTGTAAAGTAAAAGATAGAAGAAGAGTAAGAACCTACCTCTCTTCCTCATACACTAATGATacttgaaattattatgactaaaaattgattttttgaactaaaattaattaaatttactgcttttttttttttgccatttTGCCATTTTGCCATTTTGCcattttccttcttttaattcaagGAAAgtataaattatataaaagTCCAATGTAATAAACATTAGGCCAGCTATTGCTATTTAATGGATCCTATGTGTGTGTCTGTGTGTaagtgtgtgtgtataaGTCTAAAAGAGTAATATTTATAAGACTTTATATACACAAAGagagaaaattttttttttttcctgaTTCTGATTTCCAGTTTTAGGTTTTTGATCTTGGAATGATAtttccttccttccttctCTCCTTTTTCTCTCTCCTTCTCCccttctttctctttctctttctctttatatatataaaaacaTAGCCTTATTTTCACTTTTCACTTTTCACtttcaaccaaaaaaatttcccaTCCCTACAAACcacttttctttctttctttctttctttatctattattcaataactATACTTTTACTACcgttagttagttagtttattcatttatttatttatttttacttACTCCTTTTCTTCCCCCACACACATTTCACATACTTCCTCCTCGTCCTTCCCCGTCCTCCTCCTCCGTCCTCCTCCCCCCTTAGACATGGCTATATTTagatcaaaatcatcagCTAATAAAAAACCTCGATCAGCTAATGATATAGATATAAAGATTTCATCACATGATGCCGAACATTATAAAATGCATACGGCTAATGTTCATGATCCAATTTTATCTGCGGTTCAAGAAGCTCAACCATTTGAACAAGCAGTTAAAcgtgttgatgatgatgaccCTTCAGGGAGAAGACCATCATATTTATCGCAAAATTCTCATGATTTAAAAGATATTTTTGGTCAACCTATTAATCAAACAGATATGTCAAATCCTACTCGATCAAGAAATGAACGTCCTTTAGATACTATTAGAGGATTTGAATATGCTATTACTGGTGATGTAAGTTTCCGAGATCAATTGGAAACTAATCGATTAGGTTGGGGTTTTCATGAAGATTTTCcttattataatttgaatggacaaaataacaacaacaacaatgccCAAGAAGGTGTTGGAAACTCTTTTAGTAGACCAGTGattaattttgatgaacAACCTGTATATCAAGCAGGTAATTATAGTGCTAGTAGTTTACAAGCTGatcaaaataatactaaaaagaaaaagagaggTTTATTTGGtagaaagaaataaaataagATAAAGTCCCAGTTTTTTAAGTTTTATTGATGTTGtaattttatattatttttaaattattaagtatgtattttttttttt contains:
- a CDS encoding uncharacterized protein (Ortholog in S. cerevisiae is localizedto the bud, mating projection tip, and associates with ribosomes; Spider biofilm induced) gives rise to the protein MAIFRSKSSANKKPRSANDIDIKISSHDAEHYKMHTANVHDPILSAVQEAQPFEQAVKRVDDDDPSGRRPSYLSQNSHDLKDIFGQPINQTDMSNPTRSRNERPLDTIRGFEYAITGDVSFRDQLETNRLGWGFHEDFPYYNLNGQNNNNNNAQEGVGNSFSRPVINFDEQPVYQAGNYSASSLQADQNNTKKKKRGLFGRKK